A stretch of Amycolatopsis balhimycina FH 1894 DNA encodes these proteins:
- the clpB gene encoding ATP-dependent chaperone ClpB — MDAFNPTTKTQQAISSAAQAATMAGNPHVSAPHLLGALLAQGEGLTAPLLTAVGADPEVVHKELEPLIAALPSATGATVSSPQFDTFAVKSLTRAQKLATELGDEYVSTEHLLVGLATEGGQVADLLKRHGATPDALQEAFAKVRGSARITSADPESTFKALEKYGVDLTSRARAGELDPVIGRDTEIRRVVQVLSRRTKNNPVLIGEPGVGKTAIVEGLAQRIVAGDVPESLRGKRVVALDLGSMVAGAKYRGEFEERLKAVLKEITESAGEVVTFIDELHTIVGAGATGEGAMDAGNMIKPMLARGELRMVGATTLDEYRQHIEKDAALERRFQQVLVGEPSPEDTIAILRGLKERYEVHHGVRITDAALVAAATLSDRYITARFLPDKAIDLVDEAASKLRMEIDSRPVEIDEVERAVRRLEIEEMALAKESDAPSKERLAALRAELAEKRETLTALTARWQNEKGSIERVRELKEQLEQLRGESERAERDGDLGKAAELRYGRIPALEKEFEAATAASEASQQNVMLKEEVGADDVADVVSAWTGIPAGRLLEGETGKLLRMEEELTRRVIGQAEAVQVVADAVRRARAGVADPDRPTGSFLFLGPTGVGKTELAKALAEFLFDDERAMQRIDMSEYAEKHSVARLVGAPPGYVGYDQGGQLTESVRRRPYSVVLLDEVEKAHPDVFDVLLQVLDDGRLTDGQGRTVDFRNTILILTSNLGSQAIADPNLDERQRRDAVLSTVQRQFKPEFLNRLDDIVVFHSLGTEQLTSIVDIQVARLAARLAQRRLHLEVTDGAREWLALNGFDPIYGARPLRRLIQSAIGDKLAKELLSGEIRDGDTVRVDIPALEAADSLTVTKV; from the coding sequence ATGGACGCTTTCAACCCGACCACGAAGACCCAGCAAGCGATCTCGTCGGCGGCGCAGGCAGCCACGATGGCCGGCAACCCGCACGTCTCGGCGCCCCACCTGCTGGGCGCCCTGCTGGCGCAGGGTGAAGGGCTCACCGCGCCGCTGCTGACCGCGGTCGGGGCCGACCCGGAGGTGGTGCACAAGGAGCTCGAGCCGCTCATCGCGGCGCTGCCCTCCGCGACCGGCGCGACCGTGTCGAGCCCGCAGTTCGACACCTTCGCCGTCAAGTCGCTGACGCGCGCCCAGAAGCTCGCCACCGAGCTGGGCGACGAGTACGTCTCGACCGAGCACCTGCTCGTCGGGCTCGCGACCGAGGGCGGGCAGGTCGCCGACCTGCTCAAGCGCCACGGCGCGACGCCGGACGCGCTGCAGGAGGCGTTCGCCAAGGTCCGCGGCTCGGCCCGGATCACCAGCGCGGACCCCGAGAGCACGTTCAAGGCGCTCGAGAAGTACGGCGTCGACCTCACCTCGCGCGCCCGCGCCGGCGAGCTCGACCCCGTCATCGGGCGCGACACCGAGATCCGCCGCGTCGTGCAGGTGCTGTCGCGGCGCACGAAGAACAACCCGGTCCTGATCGGCGAGCCGGGCGTCGGCAAGACGGCCATCGTCGAAGGGCTGGCCCAGCGCATCGTCGCCGGCGACGTGCCGGAGTCGCTGCGCGGCAAGCGCGTCGTCGCCCTCGACCTCGGGTCGATGGTGGCCGGCGCGAAGTACCGCGGCGAGTTCGAAGAGCGGCTGAAGGCCGTGCTCAAGGAGATCACCGAGTCCGCGGGCGAGGTTGTCACCTTCATCGACGAGCTGCACACCATCGTCGGCGCCGGCGCGACCGGCGAAGGCGCGATGGACGCGGGCAACATGATCAAGCCGATGCTCGCCCGCGGCGAGCTGCGGATGGTCGGCGCGACGACCCTCGACGAGTACCGCCAGCACATCGAGAAGGACGCCGCCCTGGAGCGGCGCTTCCAGCAGGTGCTCGTCGGCGAGCCGTCGCCGGAGGACACGATCGCGATCCTGCGCGGCCTGAAGGAGCGTTACGAGGTCCACCACGGTGTCCGCATCACGGACGCCGCGCTGGTCGCCGCCGCGACGCTGTCCGATCGCTACATCACCGCGCGCTTCCTGCCGGACAAGGCCATCGACCTGGTCGACGAGGCCGCGTCCAAGCTGCGCATGGAGATCGACTCGCGGCCGGTGGAGATCGACGAGGTCGAGCGCGCCGTGCGCCGGCTCGAGATCGAGGAGATGGCACTCGCCAAGGAGAGTGACGCCCCTTCGAAGGAGCGTCTCGCCGCGTTGCGCGCCGAACTGGCCGAGAAGCGCGAGACGCTGACGGCGCTGACCGCGCGCTGGCAGAACGAGAAGGGCTCCATCGAGCGCGTCCGCGAGCTCAAGGAGCAGCTCGAGCAGCTGCGCGGCGAGTCCGAGCGCGCCGAACGCGACGGCGACCTCGGCAAGGCCGCCGAGCTGCGCTACGGCCGGATCCCCGCGCTGGAGAAGGAGTTCGAAGCGGCCACCGCGGCGAGCGAGGCCAGCCAGCAGAACGTCATGCTCAAGGAAGAGGTCGGCGCGGACGACGTCGCGGACGTGGTCAGCGCGTGGACCGGCATCCCGGCGGGACGGCTGCTGGAGGGCGAGACCGGCAAGCTGCTCCGGATGGAAGAGGAGCTGACCCGCCGCGTCATCGGGCAGGCCGAGGCCGTGCAGGTCGTCGCGGACGCGGTCCGCCGTGCCCGGGCCGGCGTCGCCGACCCCGACCGGCCGACCGGTTCGTTCCTGTTCCTCGGCCCGACCGGCGTCGGCAAGACCGAGCTGGCCAAGGCCCTGGCCGAGTTCCTGTTCGACGACGAGCGCGCGATGCAGCGCATCGACATGAGCGAGTACGCCGAGAAGCACTCGGTGGCGCGCCTGGTCGGTGCCCCGCCGGGCTACGTCGGCTACGACCAGGGCGGCCAGCTGACCGAGTCCGTGCGGCGCCGCCCGTACTCGGTGGTGCTGCTCGACGAGGTCGAGAAGGCCCACCCGGACGTCTTCGACGTGCTCCTGCAGGTCCTCGACGACGGGCGGCTGACCGACGGCCAGGGCCGGACGGTGGACTTCCGGAACACCATCCTGATCCTGACGTCCAACCTCGGTTCGCAGGCCATCGCCGACCCGAACCTGGACGAGCGGCAGCGGCGGGACGCGGTGCTGTCGACGGTGCAGCGGCAGTTCAAGCCGGAGTTCCTCAACCGGCTCGACGACATCGTCGTGTTCCACTCGCTCGGCACCGAGCAGCTGACGTCCATTGTGGACATCCAGGTGGCCAGGCTGGCCGCGCGGCTCGCCCAGCGGCGGCTGCACCTGGAGGTCACCGACGGCGCCCGCGAGTGGCTCGCGCTGAACGGCTTCGACCCGATCTACGGCGCCCGGCCGCTGCGGCGGCTGATCCAGTCGGCGATCGGCGACAAGCTGGCGAAGGAGCTGCTGTCGGGCGAAATCCGGGACGGCGACACGGTGCGCGTCGACATCCCGGCCCTGGAAGCCGCCGACTCGCTGACCGTCACCAAGGTCTGA
- a CDS encoding MFS transporter has product MTRSRVALLCALGIDNFGSGLFLPLALVYVTQVVGVPLAMAGTAVTLGAVGGLVVPPLAGRLVDRFGPRAVVIVAQLLQAGGAGAYLIADGPGPVVAAAVLLAAGQQLFYSSLFVFIADVAGDVPKDRPFAEVGMVRAGCFGLGGLAAGALLTWLGTAGYRIALAVDAVTFFVAASILAAFVELARPHRQVCTPSARVLRDRPYLALILFSGLFGLSLDFFLIGTPVFVLDRLHGPAWLPGAILALLTVVTSVGGTLALRLTARLNRIAAMRVGSALFAVWCLVSLGVLLVPGDWRVAYLLASTLVFAAGDLVFGPRSGALAEAAAPPVARGRYLAAYQYAFTVAQVIAPVVVALFAVADWLPWVLVGACAGLAVAGLGTLGTRLPASAVAPGQS; this is encoded by the coding sequence GTGACGCGTAGCCGGGTCGCACTGCTGTGCGCGCTGGGGATCGACAACTTCGGCTCAGGGTTGTTCCTCCCGTTGGCGCTGGTCTACGTGACACAGGTCGTCGGCGTGCCGCTGGCGATGGCGGGTACCGCCGTCACCCTCGGTGCGGTAGGAGGGCTCGTCGTGCCGCCGCTGGCCGGCCGGCTGGTGGACCGCTTCGGGCCGCGCGCCGTGGTGATCGTCGCCCAGCTGCTGCAGGCCGGCGGCGCCGGCGCCTACCTCATCGCCGACGGTCCCGGCCCGGTGGTGGCCGCGGCGGTCCTGCTCGCCGCCGGCCAGCAGCTCTTCTACAGCTCCCTGTTCGTGTTCATCGCCGACGTCGCGGGCGACGTCCCGAAGGATCGGCCGTTCGCCGAGGTGGGGATGGTGCGGGCCGGCTGCTTCGGCCTGGGCGGTCTCGCGGCGGGTGCGCTCCTGACGTGGCTCGGTACCGCCGGCTACCGCATCGCACTCGCTGTCGACGCCGTGACGTTCTTCGTGGCCGCGTCGATCCTCGCCGCTTTCGTCGAGCTCGCACGGCCGCACCGGCAGGTCTGCACGCCGTCGGCCCGGGTGCTGCGCGACCGGCCGTATCTCGCGTTGATCCTCTTCAGTGGCCTTTTCGGGCTCTCGCTCGACTTCTTCCTGATCGGGACGCCGGTGTTCGTGCTCGACCGGCTGCACGGCCCGGCCTGGCTGCCGGGGGCGATCCTCGCGCTGCTGACCGTGGTGACCAGCGTCGGCGGCACGCTCGCGCTGCGGCTCACCGCCCGGCTGAACCGGATCGCCGCGATGCGGGTGGGGTCGGCGTTGTTCGCCGTCTGGTGCCTGGTCAGCCTGGGTGTGCTGCTCGTGCCCGGCGACTGGCGCGTGGCGTACCTGCTGGCCTCGACGCTGGTGTTCGCCGCCGGTGACCTGGTCTTCGGGCCGCGGTCGGGGGCACTGGCCGAGGCCGCGGCACCTCCGGTCGCCCGCGGCCGTTATCTCGCCGCGTACCAGTACGCGTTCACCGTGGCGCAGGTGATCGCGCCCGTCGTGGTGGCGTTGTTCGCCGTTGCGGACTGGTTACCCTGGGTGCTGGTGGGGGCGTGTGCCGGTCTCGCCGTGGCCGGGCTCGGGACGTTGGGCACGCGGTTGCCGGCGAGCGCGGTCGCTCCCGGACAGAGTTGA
- a CDS encoding MarR family winged helix-turn-helix transcriptional regulator, which produces MGFGDSDSDEDVRVDLMRELKTASQLQHAWIMQAWQSEPGLHPAAAMLLSDLLKNGEARPSELAKRRFVDLSVVSRQITQLSAAGLIDRRPAPEDGRASLVSVSEKGRAELARWRANYLEFMEKALGGWDDERVTDLTGRLAEMNTDLRRALGSAADLADTTK; this is translated from the coding sequence ATGGGCTTCGGCGACAGCGACAGCGACGAGGACGTCCGGGTCGACCTCATGCGCGAGCTGAAGACCGCTTCCCAGCTCCAGCACGCCTGGATCATGCAAGCCTGGCAAAGCGAACCGGGGCTGCATCCGGCGGCCGCGATGCTGCTCTCGGACCTGCTGAAGAACGGCGAGGCGCGGCCGTCCGAGCTCGCGAAACGCCGGTTCGTCGACCTGTCGGTCGTGAGCAGGCAGATCACCCAGCTCTCCGCCGCCGGGCTGATCGATCGCCGTCCCGCGCCCGAAGACGGCCGGGCGTCGCTGGTGAGCGTGTCCGAGAAGGGCCGGGCCGAGCTCGCCCGCTGGCGTGCCAACTACCTCGAGTTCATGGAGAAGGCGCTCGGCGGCTGGGACGACGAGCGCGTCACCGACCTCACCGGGCGGCTCGCGGAGATGAACACCGACCTCCGCCGGGCTCTCGGCAGCGCCGCCGACTTGGCTGACACGACCAAGTGA
- a CDS encoding globin domain-containing protein, protein MTADSVSPLPRSSAPREAPPAVTAMVQLIRDSWARSEPYIADISQFFYGMLFTLAPTTRDFFPINMEIQRGRLVRALVHIVQMVDRPDDLAPFLRQLGRDHRKFGVVPRHYEAVGTALLASLKNHLGPGWTPEVERAWAEAFTIAARAMQDAAASDTNPRSWQATVVEHRRLTWDLALVRLRPDQPVPYHPGQYVSVEVPQRPRLWRYFSPANAPREDGGIEFHVRAIDGGWVSRAIVSHTQPGDVWRLGPPLGRMAVDRESSRGVLMVAGGTGVAPLRAILDHLALWGENPKTRLFYGGPAREDLYDLEELRALAAINPWLTITPVVERGGDVPGFEQGTLAEAVTRYGAWPGHDILVSGSPAMIRATVSRMLVAGSALDQIQYDPFTID, encoded by the coding sequence ATGACAGCCGACTCGGTCAGCCCGCTCCCCAGGTCTTCGGCGCCGCGCGAAGCTCCCCCGGCCGTCACGGCGATGGTCCAGCTCATCCGGGACAGCTGGGCCAGGTCCGAGCCGTACATCGCCGACATTTCCCAGTTCTTCTACGGGATGCTGTTCACCCTCGCTCCGACCACGCGCGACTTCTTCCCGATCAACATGGAGATCCAGCGCGGCAGGCTGGTGCGCGCGCTCGTGCACATCGTGCAGATGGTGGACCGGCCCGACGACCTCGCGCCGTTCCTGCGCCAGCTGGGGCGCGACCACCGCAAGTTCGGCGTCGTGCCCCGCCACTACGAAGCGGTCGGCACCGCATTGCTGGCGTCCCTCAAGAACCACCTCGGCCCGGGCTGGACGCCCGAGGTCGAACGGGCCTGGGCCGAGGCGTTCACCATCGCCGCCCGGGCCATGCAGGACGCCGCCGCGTCCGACACGAACCCCCGGTCGTGGCAGGCCACCGTGGTCGAGCACCGGCGGCTGACCTGGGACCTCGCCCTGGTCCGGCTGCGGCCCGACCAGCCGGTGCCCTACCACCCGGGCCAGTACGTGAGCGTCGAAGTGCCGCAGCGGCCGAGGTTGTGGCGGTACTTCTCGCCGGCGAACGCGCCGCGGGAAGACGGCGGCATCGAGTTCCACGTCCGCGCGATCGACGGCGGCTGGGTCTCCCGCGCCATCGTCAGCCACACCCAGCCCGGCGACGTCTGGCGCCTCGGCCCGCCGCTGGGCCGGATGGCGGTCGACCGGGAGTCGTCGCGGGGCGTGCTGATGGTCGCCGGCGGGACGGGCGTCGCGCCGCTGCGGGCGATCCTCGACCACCTGGCGCTGTGGGGCGAGAACCCGAAGACGCGCCTGTTCTACGGCGGGCCGGCTCGCGAGGACCTCTACGACCTCGAGGAACTGCGCGCGCTCGCGGCCATCAACCCGTGGCTGACCATCACGCCGGTGGTGGAGCGCGGCGGCGACGTCCCCGGGTTCGAACAGGGCACGCTGGCGGAGGCCGTCACGCGGTACGGCGCCTGGCCCGGCCACGACATCCTCGTGTCCGGCTCACCGGCGATGATCCGCGCGACGGTGTCGCGCATGCTGGTCGCGGGCAGCGCGCTGGACCAGATCCAGTACGACCCGTTCACGATCGACTAA
- a CDS encoding globin domain-containing protein, producing the protein MARLIRESFAQIEPKADELAQYFYAALFVVAPDCRALFPVAMATQRGRLLRALVYVVQMVDRPDELVTFLGQLGRDHRKFAVVGRHYDAVGVALIAALKRFLKEKWTTEVESAWTAAYGLIAKTMREAALAETGPAAWAATVLEHRKLARDVALVKVRTDGLLPYRPGGYVSVEVPQRPRFWRYLSPANAPRGDGQLTFHVRAVPGGWVSGSIVNHTRPGDVWRLGPSMGVLNVRPATAKRRLLMVGGGTGITPLLAVLDDLSRWKRNPPVHLFFGGRRPEDLYALENLRRLAATSKWLTVTPVTEEGAVTGGDRGTLAHAVTQRGTWQDHDVLVSGSPAMIQATVAKLLDRGVDLERISYDPFTLD; encoded by the coding sequence ATGGCCCGGTTGATTCGTGAAAGTTTTGCGCAGATCGAACCGAAAGCCGACGAACTCGCGCAGTACTTCTACGCCGCGTTGTTCGTGGTCGCCCCCGACTGCCGCGCTCTGTTCCCGGTCGCCATGGCGACCCAGCGAGGCAGGCTGCTGCGCGCCCTCGTGTACGTGGTGCAGATGGTCGACCGGCCCGACGAGCTGGTCACCTTCCTCGGGCAGCTGGGCCGCGACCACCGCAAGTTCGCCGTCGTCGGCCGCCACTACGACGCCGTCGGGGTCGCGCTGATCGCGGCGCTGAAACGGTTTCTCAAGGAAAAGTGGACCACCGAGGTGGAATCCGCGTGGACCGCGGCGTACGGGCTCATCGCCAAGACCATGCGCGAGGCCGCCCTGGCGGAGACCGGGCCGGCGGCGTGGGCGGCGACCGTGCTGGAACACCGGAAGCTCGCCCGCGACGTCGCACTGGTGAAGGTGCGCACCGACGGTCTCCTGCCGTATCGTCCCGGCGGGTACGTCAGCGTGGAAGTGCCGCAGCGGCCCCGGTTCTGGCGGTACCTCTCGCCGGCGAACGCGCCCCGCGGCGACGGTCAGCTCACCTTCCACGTGCGCGCCGTGCCTGGCGGCTGGGTCAGCGGAAGCATCGTCAACCACACCAGGCCGGGTGACGTCTGGCGCCTCGGGCCGTCGATGGGCGTGCTGAACGTGCGGCCGGCCACGGCGAAACGGCGGTTGCTCATGGTCGGCGGCGGCACCGGGATCACGCCGTTGCTGGCGGTCCTCGACGACCTTTCCCGCTGGAAGCGGAACCCGCCGGTGCACCTGTTCTTCGGGGGCCGAAGACCGGAAGACCTGTACGCGCTGGAGAACCTGCGCCGGCTGGCCGCGACGTCCAAGTGGCTGACGGTCACGCCGGTCACGGAGGAAGGCGCCGTGACCGGCGGCGACCGGGGGACGCTCGCCCACGCCGTGACCCAGCGGGGCACGTGGCAGGACCACGACGTCCTCGTTTCCGGTTCGCCGGCGATGATCCAGGCGACCGTCGCGAAGCTGCTGGACAGGGGGGTCGACCTGGAACGAATATCCTACGACCCGTTTACGCTGGACTGA
- a CDS encoding dienelactone hydrolase family protein, which translates to MEMTIPVSDGTIGGYLAEPAGAGPHPGVVLIHDAFGLSQDTKTITDRFAAEGYLALSPDLYSRGGMRRCVRRVFSDMFANQGRTFGDIEASRSLLAGRPDCSGRIGIAGFCMGGGFALVAASRGFSASAPYYGQLPKNLSVLDDACPIVASFGKKDFGLRGAAAKLETALAARGIPHDVKEYPDASHGFANKIDTAAPVNLLLKVVGFTYHHESAEDAWHRVTSFFGEHLQQPSRPSH; encoded by the coding sequence ATGGAGATGACTATTCCGGTTTCGGACGGCACCATCGGCGGCTACCTCGCGGAACCCGCCGGCGCGGGCCCCCACCCTGGCGTGGTGCTCATCCACGACGCGTTCGGGCTGAGCCAGGACACGAAAACCATCACCGACCGCTTCGCGGCCGAGGGCTACCTCGCGCTCAGCCCCGACCTGTATTCGCGCGGGGGCATGCGCCGCTGCGTGCGCCGGGTGTTTTCGGACATGTTCGCCAACCAGGGCCGCACGTTCGGCGACATCGAGGCCTCGCGTTCGCTGCTCGCCGGGCGGCCGGACTGCTCGGGCCGGATCGGCATCGCCGGGTTCTGCATGGGCGGCGGCTTCGCGCTCGTCGCGGCATCGCGCGGGTTCTCCGCGTCCGCGCCGTATTACGGCCAGTTGCCGAAGAACCTGTCGGTCCTCGACGACGCGTGCCCGATCGTCGCCAGTTTCGGCAAGAAGGACTTCGGGCTGCGTGGCGCCGCGGCGAAACTCGAGACGGCGCTCGCCGCGCGTGGCATCCCGCACGACGTCAAGGAGTACCCGGACGCCAGCCACGGGTTCGCCAACAAGATCGACACGGCGGCCCCGGTGAACCTGCTGCTCAAGGTCGTCGGCTTCACCTACCACCACGAGTCGGCCGAAGACGCGTGGCACCGGGTGACGTCCTTCTTCGGCGAACACCTGCAGCAGCCGTCCCGACCTTCGCACTGA
- a CDS encoding lytic polysaccharide monooxygenase — MTWNRKLFAAAAGVLLAPVLVVVLPATTASAHGYISDPPSRQANCAAGKVPACGSIVYEPQSVEGPKGLRSCDGGNARFSELSDESKPWPAKSVGTTVTFNWVFTARHATKDYQYFVGNTLVASFDGHNQQPPATVSHTVNLAGYPGRVKVLAIWNISDTTNAFYSCVDLQIGGGGTPPPTTTPPPTTTRPPPTTPTTTPPSSGTWAAGTAYKVGDVVTYGGVSYRCIQAHTAIAGWEPPNTPALWQRQ; from the coding sequence ATGACCTGGAACAGAAAGCTCTTCGCGGCCGCTGCCGGTGTCTTGCTCGCGCCGGTGCTGGTCGTCGTCCTCCCCGCCACCACCGCGAGCGCCCACGGCTACATCTCGGATCCGCCCAGCAGGCAGGCCAACTGCGCGGCGGGGAAGGTCCCGGCCTGCGGCAGCATCGTCTACGAACCCCAGAGCGTCGAAGGTCCCAAGGGCCTGCGCAGCTGCGACGGCGGCAACGCGCGCTTCTCGGAGCTCTCCGACGAGTCGAAGCCGTGGCCCGCCAAGTCCGTCGGCACGACGGTGACGTTCAACTGGGTGTTCACCGCCCGCCACGCCACAAAGGACTACCAGTACTTCGTCGGCAACACCCTCGTCGCGTCGTTCGACGGCCACAACCAGCAGCCGCCGGCGACGGTGTCGCACACGGTGAACCTGGCCGGCTATCCGGGCCGGGTGAAGGTCCTCGCGATCTGGAACATCTCCGACACGACCAACGCGTTCTACAGCTGCGTCGACCTCCAGATCGGCGGTGGCGGAACTCCGCCACCCACAACGACCCCACCGCCGACCACGACGCGGCCGCCCCCGACGACCCCGACGACCACGCCCCCTTCGAGTGGCACGTGGGCGGCGGGCACGGCGTACAAGGTCGGCGACGTCGTCACCTACGGCGGCGTGAGCTACCGCTGCATCCAGGCACACACGGCGATCGCGGGCTGGGAGCCGCCGAACACCCCGGCACTCTGGCAGCGTCAGTGA
- a CDS encoding DUF305 domain-containing protein, giving the protein MRLVLVVASLLLTACGATAAPPAYNAADVMFLQMLIPQNRQGIEIVRLAADRPLPAALKELAAAIGSTQQTEIDTMKGWLRGWAAPETMDMDPQAHAGHGGMKMTSPDLVSALKTAPDAEFGRKFLDVLIGQQQGAAELARTENGTGGGVNAEARDLARRVIESRTAEVGQLLNFKV; this is encoded by the coding sequence GTGAGGCTGGTCTTGGTCGTCGCGTCGCTGCTGCTGACCGCCTGCGGCGCGACGGCCGCCCCACCCGCGTACAACGCGGCCGACGTGATGTTCCTGCAGATGCTGATCCCGCAGAACCGGCAGGGCATCGAGATCGTCCGGCTGGCCGCCGACCGGCCGTTGCCGGCCGCGCTGAAGGAACTGGCGGCGGCGATCGGGTCGACCCAGCAGACCGAGATCGACACCATGAAGGGCTGGCTCCGCGGCTGGGCCGCGCCCGAAACGATGGACATGGATCCGCAGGCCCACGCGGGTCACGGCGGCATGAAGATGACTTCGCCGGACCTGGTGTCCGCATTGAAGACCGCCCCGGACGCCGAGTTCGGCCGCAAGTTCCTGGACGTGCTCATCGGACAGCAGCAAGGGGCGGCCGAACTGGCCCGGACGGAGAACGGCACCGGCGGCGGAGTCAACGCCGAGGCCCGCGACCTGGCCCGGCGGGTCATCGAGTCGCGGACGGCGGAGGTCGGGCAGCTGCTGAACTTCAAGGTGTGA
- a CDS encoding heat shock protein transcriptional repressor HspR, whose product MFGGMPPEGDEETPVFVISVAAQLAGMHAQTLRTYDRQGLVSPGRTSGGGRRYSMRDIALLREVQRLSQEDGVNLAGIKRIIELENQVDALRARVAELTEELAAAYVAADQAAAAAHASYRRDLVPLNQQTAMVVWRPKRR is encoded by the coding sequence ATGTTCGGCGGGATGCCCCCTGAGGGGGACGAGGAGACCCCGGTGTTCGTCATCTCGGTGGCGGCTCAGCTCGCCGGGATGCACGCGCAGACCTTGCGCACCTACGACCGGCAGGGCCTGGTGTCGCCGGGCCGCACCTCCGGTGGCGGCCGGCGCTACTCGATGCGGGACATCGCGCTGCTGCGCGAGGTGCAGCGCCTCTCGCAGGAGGACGGCGTCAACCTGGCCGGCATCAAGCGCATCATCGAGCTGGAGAACCAGGTCGACGCGCTGCGGGCCCGCGTCGCGGAGCTGACCGAGGAACTGGCCGCGGCCTACGTCGCGGCGGACCAGGCCGCGGCGGCGGCGCACGCGTCCTACCGCCGGGACCTGGTGCCCCTCAACCAGCAGACGGCGATGGTGGTGTGGCGGCCCAAGCGCCGCTGA
- the dnaJ gene encoding molecular chaperone DnaJ produces MSAREWIGKDFYRELGVSSDATADEIKKAYRKLAKENHPDANAGNAQAEQKFKSVSEAYGVLSDASKRKEYDEARRLFGGAGGFNFPGSGSGGTGSFDVGDIFGQAGAGQQGGFGGLGDILGGIFGRGRASAGATANRPQRGADVETDVRIDFTEAVKGATLPLRLSSPATCATCSGNGARPGTSPRTCPTCSGSGLVSRSQGAFAFSEPCRDCRGRGTIIDDPCPECGGEGISTRTRTLTVRIPPGVDDDQRIRLAGQGEPGRGGAQAGDLYVRVHVAPHALFGRKGLDLTITVPVDFTELTLGTTITVPTLEGKVSLKVPPGTASGRVLRVRGKGIAKRDGSQGDLLVTLQAAIPAKLDDKAREALQAYAEAMAGHDPRPEITELLQGR; encoded by the coding sequence ATGAGCGCACGGGAATGGATCGGTAAGGACTTCTACCGTGAGCTGGGCGTCTCCTCCGACGCCACCGCGGACGAAATCAAGAAGGCCTACCGGAAGCTGGCCAAGGAGAACCACCCGGACGCGAACGCCGGCAACGCGCAGGCGGAGCAGAAGTTCAAGTCGGTCTCCGAGGCCTACGGCGTGCTCTCCGACGCGAGCAAGCGCAAGGAGTACGACGAGGCGCGGCGGCTCTTCGGCGGTGCGGGCGGGTTCAACTTCCCGGGAAGCGGAAGCGGGGGCACCGGCAGCTTCGACGTCGGCGACATCTTCGGCCAGGCCGGCGCCGGTCAGCAGGGCGGTTTCGGCGGGCTCGGCGACATCCTGGGCGGTATCTTCGGCCGCGGCCGGGCGTCGGCGGGCGCGACGGCGAACCGGCCGCAGCGCGGTGCCGACGTCGAGACGGACGTCCGGATCGACTTCACCGAGGCGGTCAAGGGCGCGACCCTGCCGCTGCGGCTGTCGAGCCCGGCGACCTGTGCGACGTGCAGCGGCAACGGCGCGCGACCGGGGACGTCGCCGCGGACCTGCCCGACCTGTTCCGGTTCGGGGCTGGTCAGCCGCAGCCAGGGCGCGTTCGCGTTCTCGGAGCCGTGCCGTGACTGCCGCGGCCGCGGGACGATCATCGACGACCCGTGCCCCGAGTGCGGCGGCGAAGGCATCAGCACGCGGACCCGCACGCTGACCGTCCGGATCCCGCCGGGCGTCGACGACGACCAGCGGATCCGGCTGGCCGGCCAGGGTGAACCGGGCCGGGGCGGGGCGCAGGCGGGCGACCTGTACGTCCGGGTGCACGTGGCTCCCCACGCGCTGTTCGGCCGCAAGGGGCTCGACCTGACGATCACCGTGCCGGTGGACTTCACCGAACTGACCCTCGGTACGACGATCACGGTGCCGACGCTCGAGGGCAAGGTCTCGCTCAAGGTGCCGCCGGGCACGGCGAGCGGACGGGTGCTGCGCGTGCGCGGCAAGGGCATCGCCAAGCGCGACGGTTCGCAAGGTGACCTGCTCGTCACCCTCCAGGCGGCGATCCCCGCCAAACTGGACGACAAGGCGCGCGAGGCGCTGCAGGCGTACGCGGAGGCGATGGCCGGGCACGACCCCCGGCCGGAGATCACCGAGCTGCTGCAAGGTAGGTGA